The Sulfurimonas lithotrophica genome includes a region encoding these proteins:
- a CDS encoding Mu transposase C-terminal domain-containing protein, translating into MSKLSLSIGSKVFYQNKEYEIVKAIDFKTLSIRPLDNKFEIIDVAIKDLSSKPVEDKVQLDTFTDEEWNEAKEKYEAIKELVFRKKTRSEVEKVAEQQKVTAKTIYLWIKDYETSEKVSSLISNKHKRGKKGNRLDPLVNKIIEDVIEELYLTKQRIGFSKIYDTIKSECKKSNLTPPNHQTVRNRIKAIDPKFALKKRFSSKKANEEYGNFEGEYPEGDFPLEVYQVDHTPLDIIVVDPIFRKPIGRPYLTLAIDIYSRMVAGFYISLQAPGYFSVSQCLYNAFLPKDDFLKKQGIKGEWEIYGIPSKYAVDNGKDLIGLDMQRVCDELGMSMTRRPVGRPQYGAHVERVLGTINKKIHDLPGSTKSNIVDKGEYDSVKNATFTLDEITKWVTEFIVNVYHNRIHHGIGMTPKQKYKIGIFGDDENPGTGIPPIIENPESIRIALLPTYYRTTQKNGITLDGITYYSDVLRTWINKTDEKGNKLKFKVKRDPLNIQKLYFFDPEIKEYFELNYRKLHAPKMTLWDMLVAKRYLKEKNIKDYNEDDIFDAYDRLTEIEKEAKEKTKKHKLRKSKSHKMVDIEMKKEAAKENEPTETIKETVVKKEDNKSSDLFANIKLFNVKEK; encoded by the coding sequence ATGAGTAAACTAAGTCTATCTATTGGCTCAAAAGTTTTCTACCAAAACAAAGAGTATGAAATAGTTAAAGCTATTGATTTTAAAACACTCTCCATACGTCCCCTCGATAACAAGTTTGAAATTATAGATGTAGCAATAAAAGACTTGTCTTCTAAGCCTGTAGAAGATAAGGTTCAACTAGACACTTTTACAGATGAAGAATGGAATGAGGCTAAAGAAAAGTATGAAGCTATTAAAGAGCTTGTGTTTAGAAAAAAAACTAGAAGTGAAGTTGAAAAAGTAGCTGAGCAACAAAAAGTTACGGCAAAGACAATATACTTGTGGATCAAGGACTATGAAACATCTGAAAAGGTAAGCTCTCTGATCTCAAATAAACACAAACGTGGTAAAAAAGGTAATCGTTTAGATCCACTTGTAAATAAGATCATTGAAGATGTAATTGAAGAGCTATATCTAACTAAACAAAGGATAGGCTTTTCAAAGATATATGACACGATTAAATCAGAGTGTAAAAAGTCCAATCTTACTCCACCAAACCATCAAACTGTTAGAAACAGAATAAAAGCAATTGATCCGAAGTTTGCTCTGAAAAAAAGGTTTAGTTCTAAAAAAGCAAATGAGGAGTATGGAAACTTTGAGGGTGAATACCCAGAGGGTGACTTTCCACTAGAGGTTTATCAGGTAGATCATACACCACTTGATATTATAGTTGTTGACCCTATCTTTAGAAAACCTATAGGCAGACCTTACTTAACACTTGCTATAGATATATATTCAAGGATGGTTGCCGGCTTTTATATCTCACTTCAAGCACCAGGGTACTTTAGTGTAAGTCAGTGTTTATACAATGCCTTTTTACCTAAAGATGACTTTCTAAAAAAGCAAGGCATAAAAGGTGAATGGGAGATTTATGGAATTCCTTCAAAATATGCAGTGGACAATGGTAAGGACCTGATTGGGCTTGACATGCAGCGAGTTTGTGATGAACTTGGAATGTCAATGACAAGACGTCCAGTTGGACGCCCTCAATACGGTGCACATGTCGAGCGTGTATTAGGAACTATCAATAAAAAGATACATGACTTGCCAGGTTCTACTAAATCTAATATTGTCGATAAAGGTGAGTATGACTCTGTAAAAAATGCAACTTTTACCTTGGATGAAATAACTAAGTGGGTTACAGAATTCATTGTAAATGTATATCACAATAGAATTCATCATGGCATTGGTATGACACCAAAGCAAAAATATAAAATAGGTATATTTGGAGATGATGAAAACCCAGGAACGGGAATACCACCTATCATTGAAAATCCTGAATCTATAAGAATTGCCTTGCTGCCAACTTATTATAGAACTACTCAAAAGAACGGTATTACTTTAGATGGGATTACTTACTATTCAGATGTATTAAGAACCTGGATTAATAAGACTGATGAGAAAGGTAATAAACTAAAGTTTAAAGTTAAAAGAGACCCACTTAACATACAAAAGTTATATTTCTTTGATCCTGAAATAAAAGAGTATTTTGAGCTCAACTACAGAAAACTACATGCACCTAAAATGACACTCTGGGATATGCTTGTAGCTAAAAGATACCTCAAAGAAAAAAATATCAAAGATTATAATGAAGATGATATCTTTGATGCATATGACAGGCTTACAGAGATTGAAAAAGAAGCTAAAGAGAAAACTAAAAAACATAAGCTTAGAAAAAGTAAGTCTCATAAAATGGTAGACATTGAAATGAAAAAAGAAGCTGCCAAAGAAAATGAACCTACAGAAACTATAAAAGAGACAGTAGTGAAAAAGGAAGATAATAAATCTAGCGACCTATTTGCTAACATTAAACTCTTTAATGTGAAAGAAAAATAA
- a CDS encoding RES family NAD+ phosphorylase: MDICEQCFESNSVSNHIISTGKKLKTPVKCSECGNYTLYRLNDIKLKNDVQKIIRSFYEHEWEHGLVGSAGMIAKEEGDDIGLYLPGLMTLKDICYMLFEIDCDERFYELLKDYDTDGESEFDQSPDEESWLDMGCKWEGSDNIGLEWEKFCENVKHKARFFDHSGYSRISELSKLNKTFETLSIETNKTLYRARKITSEIVLQLIEKNAAKELGKAPFHLAGLNRFSPNGIPYVYLSEEKETAMLEIRLQEGEECAIGEFQTSTLNLVDLRNENLEQIRQNPFSEKHTPELICSYNYIQGFVFNISKPIKDSDKHLDYIPTQIVSEYIWSLGYDGFIFDSSLCDGDNYVLFDEKYTYYDYEVLAY, translated from the coding sequence ATGGATATTTGTGAACAATGTTTTGAAAGTAATAGTGTTTCAAATCATATTATAAGTACAGGTAAAAAACTCAAAACACCTGTGAAGTGTAGTGAATGTGGCAATTATACATTATATAGATTAAATGATATCAAATTAAAAAATGATGTTCAAAAGATAATAAGAAGCTTTTATGAACATGAATGGGAACATGGTTTAGTTGGAAGTGCTGGCATGATTGCTAAAGAAGAAGGTGATGATATTGGATTATATTTACCAGGTTTAATGACCTTAAAAGATATTTGTTATATGTTATTTGAAATAGACTGCGATGAGAGGTTTTATGAATTATTAAAAGATTATGATACAGATGGAGAATCTGAATTTGATCAGTCACCGGATGAAGAAAGTTGGCTTGATATGGGTTGTAAATGGGAAGGTAGTGACAATATAGGTCTTGAATGGGAAAAATTTTGTGAAAATGTAAAGCATAAAGCCAGATTTTTTGACCATTCAGGGTATAGTAGAATATCAGAACTTTCTAAGCTCAATAAGACATTTGAAACTTTGTCTATTGAAACAAACAAAACATTATATAGAGCTAGAAAAATAACTTCTGAGATAGTTTTGCAATTAATAGAAAAAAATGCAGCTAAAGAACTTGGAAAAGCACCTTTTCATCTTGCTGGATTAAATAGGTTTAGTCCAAATGGAATTCCTTATGTCTATTTATCAGAGGAAAAAGAAACTGCTATGCTAGAAATAAGACTGCAAGAGGGTGAAGAATGTGCAATAGGAGAATTTCAAACAAGTACTTTGAATTTAGTTGACTTGAGGAATGAAAATTTAGAACAAATACGACAAAATCCATTCTCAGAAAAACATACACCAGAATTGATTTGCAGTTATAACTATATACAAGGTTTTGTATTTAATATCAGTAAGCCAATTAAAGATAGTGATAAGCACTTAGATTATATACCTACTCAAATAGTATCTGAATATATTTGGTCATTAGGATATGATGGTTTTATTTTTGATAGTAGTTTGTGTGATGGGGATAACTATGTTTTATTTGATGAAAAATATACATACTATGATTATGAAGTTTTAGCATATTAA
- a CDS encoding TniQ family protein has protein sequence MIKKLNNPVLKQKNFLIIPIPFEDETLTSWLVRTAYAHKTHPHTFVNQYLDFRHYSFFTTEPDITLDEHMIKTIEQKTNNKIDIKKLMLKTYSGYLQENIFDNPNMFLSKMKFCPVCLRENKVPYFRKTWRIAFYNICHKHKCHMYEECLECKSKLDISSMYTNKLTYEFCHKCGFDLKKARRLPLHRKYKSTIVYQNKILNVVKNGYIQLDDKPIYSFLFFKVFAKLSKLILLDSKHKFIDKHPLYKIVKHSTQSNTNHPINKRVNSRGQSALYGLIMYIFDNYPCNLKEYIIENKLTHYDMTDEMKYVPFWYDNIVNKITPRYIPHSMTVTKEEVKAAKKHLKSIGKEINKANLTKLLGCNFYSIYNGLKSY, from the coding sequence ATGATAAAGAAACTGAACAACCCGGTTTTAAAACAAAAAAACTTTTTAATTATTCCTATACCATTTGAAGATGAGACATTAACTTCTTGGTTAGTACGTACTGCATATGCACATAAAACACACCCTCATACCTTTGTAAATCAGTATTTAGACTTTAGACACTATTCATTTTTTACTACAGAACCTGATATCACTCTAGATGAACATATGATCAAAACTATAGAACAAAAGACAAATAATAAAATTGATATAAAGAAGCTGATGTTGAAAACATACTCTGGATATCTACAAGAAAACATATTTGACAATCCTAATATGTTCCTATCTAAAATGAAATTTTGTCCTGTATGTTTGAGAGAAAATAAAGTCCCTTACTTTAGAAAGACTTGGCGTATAGCTTTTTATAACATCTGCCATAAGCATAAATGTCATATGTATGAAGAATGCCTTGAATGTAAATCTAAACTAGACATATCTAGTATGTATACAAATAAACTTACTTATGAGTTTTGTCATAAATGTGGTTTTGATCTTAAAAAAGCTAGAAGACTACCTTTACATCGAAAATATAAATCAACCATAGTTTATCAAAACAAGATACTTAATGTAGTCAAAAATGGGTATATACAACTTGATGATAAACCTATCTATTCGTTTTTATTTTTCAAAGTCTTTGCTAAGCTTTCAAAACTTATACTATTAGATTCAAAACATAAGTTCATAGATAAACATCCACTATACAAAATAGTAAAACACTCCACACAAAGCAATACAAACCATCCTATTAACAAAAGAGTAAACTCTAGAGGACAATCAGCTCTATATGGGCTTATAATGTATATATTTGACAACTATCCTTGTAACCTAAAAGAATATATCATCGAAAACAAGCTGACCCATTACGATATGACTGATGAAATGAAGTATGTTCCATTTTGGTACGACAACATTGTAAATAAAATAACACCTAGATATATTCCACATAGTATGACAGTAACAAAAGAAGAAGTTAAAGCTGCAAAAAAACATTTAAAATCAATAGGGAAAGAGATTAACAAAGCAAACTTAACAAAACTACTAGGATGTAATTTTTATAGTATTTATAATGGATTAAAAAGCTATTAA
- a CDS encoding TnsA endonuclease N-terminal domain-containing protein, with amino-acid sequence MPVRKLKKSYISCVGYFKSYKNDRQQAFDSILEREWFLYFEFDKNVASYAEQPYHMYYQLNGVKTRYTPDILVTYRDGSQKLFEVKYQDEIDSDEDLQHKLFILKNEVPKQKHHPFDVLTDVILDTIYMKNCAFLYKYAFLQENQELSDKVETAINNYDTSISVNSLLEDITTNQQEQLMIMPYVWKKVFDNPTLIDMNEKITKLSKINLGAINE; translated from the coding sequence ATGCCAGTCAGAAAACTAAAGAAAAGTTATATCTCATGTGTCGGTTATTTTAAAAGCTATAAAAACGATAGACAACAGGCTTTTGATTCTATTCTTGAGAGAGAATGGTTCCTGTATTTTGAATTTGATAAGAATGTTGCTTCTTATGCAGAACAACCATATCATATGTACTATCAACTAAATGGTGTAAAAACTAGATACACCCCTGATATATTGGTAACTTATAGAGACGGCTCTCAAAAATTATTCGAAGTCAAATATCAAGATGAAATAGATTCTGATGAAGACCTACAACATAAACTATTTATTCTAAAAAATGAAGTACCTAAACAAAAGCACCACCCTTTTGATGTTTTGACAGATGTAATATTAGATACCATCTATATGAAAAACTGCGCATTTTTATATAAATATGCTTTTTTACAAGAAAATCAAGAGCTATCAGATAAAGTTGAAACAGCTATAAATAACTATGACACTTCAATCTCAGTTAATTCCCTGCTAGAAGATATAACAACAAATCAACAAGAGCAACTGATGATAATGCCATATGTTTGGAAGAAAGTATTTGACAATCCAACTCTCATAGATATGAATGAAAAAATAACTAAGCTATCTAAAATAAACTTAGGAGCTATAAATGAGTAA
- a CDS encoding superoxide dismutase yields the protein MVHKLIKLPYADDALEPLMSAETLRYHHGKHHATYVNKLNDLIVGTEFESKSLVEIIKHADGAIFNNAAQVYNHDFFWTVLSPKATTPSVALDSIITSQFGSMDEFKKAFIEKGLTLFGSGWVWLCIDEHDNLHIVATSNADNPIRSGLVPLMVCDVWEHAYYIDYRNVRADYLEGYWKLLNWNFISYNYSNHEKHRGDYFSNFCKDNTPYCDYVDQLEQMDEVRS from the coding sequence ATGGTACACAAATTAATAAAACTGCCTTATGCAGATGACGCATTAGAACCTTTAATGTCTGCAGAAACATTAAGATACCATCACGGTAAACATCATGCTACTTACGTTAATAAACTAAATGATTTAATCGTCGGTACGGAGTTTGAATCAAAGAGTTTGGTTGAAATAATCAAACATGCCGATGGTGCTATCTTTAACAATGCAGCACAAGTATATAATCACGACTTCTTTTGGACAGTGTTGTCTCCCAAAGCAACAACTCCCTCGGTAGCACTCGACTCAATTATAACTTCACAATTTGGTTCTATGGATGAGTTTAAAAAAGCTTTTATTGAAAAAGGGCTTACTCTATTTGGTTCAGGTTGGGTATGGTTATGTATTGATGAGCATGATAATCTTCATATTGTAGCTACATCAAATGCGGACAATCCAATACGTTCGGGCTTAGTCCCATTAATGGTTTGTGATGTTTGGGAACATGCATATTACATTGATTATAGAAATGTTCGTGCAGATTATCTGGAAGGTTATTGGAAGCTTTTAAACTGGAATTTTATATCCTATAATTATTCAAACCATGAAAAACATAGGGGTGATTATTTTTCAAATTTTTGTAAGGATAACACTCCATATTGTGATTATGTAGATCAGTTAGAACAAATGGATGAGGTAAGAAGCTAA
- a CDS encoding DUF2231 domain-containing protein, with protein MTLEELSRYDGKDGRPAYVAYKNIVYDVTESDMWQNGEHQDEHVAGEDLTEAMSFAPHSDDVFDGFKVVAKLSTKDEAKPPIAQKTKSKDNIDTKNKLRKWYQLYHPHAVSAHFPIALHFFAAGMDIAFFYEPVEKFEQGTYYAFLSATLFGLVAIVAGVYSWWINYSFAKLKPLVIKLYTAIFTTVIGLIAVSLHVSDPQIAYKTEALTIFYHFSIFITVPAVVVLGFYGGKITWGQKIND; from the coding sequence ATGACACTAGAAGAGTTAAGCCGTTACGACGGTAAAGATGGAAGACCTGCTTATGTTGCATACAAAAATATCGTATATGATGTTACTGAGAGTGATATGTGGCAAAACGGTGAGCATCAAGATGAACACGTCGCAGGGGAAGACTTGACAGAAGCCATGAGTTTTGCCCCGCATAGTGATGATGTTTTTGATGGTTTTAAAGTAGTGGCAAAACTTTCTACAAAAGATGAAGCAAAACCTCCGATTGCACAAAAAACGAAGTCAAAAGATAATATAGATACGAAAAACAAGTTGCGTAAATGGTACCAGCTGTATCATCCACATGCCGTTAGCGCACACTTTCCTATAGCACTTCATTTTTTTGCAGCGGGGATGGACATCGCTTTTTTTTATGAGCCTGTAGAAAAGTTTGAACAGGGTACGTACTATGCTTTTTTATCTGCGACACTCTTTGGACTAGTAGCAATTGTTGCAGGAGTTTACAGTTGGTGGATAAACTACTCTTTTGCTAAGTTAAAACCACTTGTAATCAAACTATACACCGCCATCTTTACAACGGTTATAGGTCTCATCGCAGTATCACTACACGTATCTGACCCTCAGATAGCTTACAAAACTGAAGCCTTGACAATCTTTTACCACTTCAGTATTTTTATAACAGTACCTGCAGTTGTAGTGCTTGGTTTTTACGGAGGTAAAATTACTTGGGGACAAAAGATAAATGATTAA
- a CDS encoding TniB family NTP-binding protein — MSIELSAKTQKVLTKSDEERIEYIEQEYWIDYPIAERILEKLEKLYKYGPGKTRTISMLLVGGSNNGKTTLLQEFIDKHPPYDYNLEGEKPNWVTDEYFERYTGIGIPVLSIIAPRSPSETRLYSIILQKLNVPFKSKDTVDIKGGLVNYYLKALNVQVLVIDEIHNILKGPTVKQLQIMSTIRDLSTELKIPIVLAGVKDALRAVGTEEQISSRYRPEYLTKWKMNEDYINLLATIVSRLPLKKESTILNEDDAKKILEMSKGYIGEIVNIVKSAAIYAIETGSERVTIKEIKECDFNTLENVDKSTELKDV, encoded by the coding sequence ATGAGCATCGAACTATCTGCAAAGACTCAAAAAGTGCTTACAAAATCTGATGAAGAGCGTATAGAGTATATAGAACAAGAGTACTGGATAGATTATCCTATAGCCGAACGTATACTTGAAAAGTTAGAAAAGCTATATAAATATGGGCCTGGTAAAACAAGAACAATAAGTATGTTGCTAGTTGGTGGTTCAAACAATGGTAAGACTACTCTTCTTCAAGAGTTTATAGACAAGCACCCTCCTTATGACTACAACCTAGAAGGTGAAAAACCAAACTGGGTAACTGATGAATATTTTGAGAGGTATACAGGTATAGGCATACCAGTATTGTCAATAATAGCACCTAGAAGTCCAAGTGAAACTAGACTTTACAGCATAATATTACAAAAACTAAATGTTCCTTTTAAATCAAAAGACACAGTTGACATAAAAGGCGGTTTGGTAAATTACTATCTAAAAGCTTTAAATGTACAAGTATTGGTGATAGATGAGATACATAATATTTTAAAAGGTCCTACAGTTAAACAACTGCAAATTATGAGCACTATTAGAGATTTAAGCACTGAGCTAAAAATACCTATAGTGTTAGCAGGCGTAAAGGATGCCTTACGTGCAGTAGGTACAGAAGAGCAAATAAGTAGTCGCTATAGACCTGAGTATTTAACTAAATGGAAAATGAATGAAGACTATATCAATTTATTGGCTACCATAGTAAGCAGATTACCTTTAAAAAAAGAGTCTACAATTTTAAACGAAGATGATGCAAAAAAAATTTTAGAAATGAGTAAGGGATATATAGGTGAAATTGTCAACATTGTAAAGTCTGCAGCTATATATGCTATAGAAACTGGAAGTGAAAGAGTCACTATAAAGGAGATAAAAGAGTGTGACTTTAATACACTAGAAAATGTTGATAAATCAACAGAGCTAAAAGACGTATGA
- a CDS encoding RNA degradosome polyphosphate kinase, which translates to MLNLKNPQLYNNRELSWLQFNTRVLKQAQDESLPLLERLKFLAIYGTNLDEFYMIRVAGLKKLFQAGIIVSGADRLTPLEQLREIRKYLHQEQQVIEHCLNNILKDLEAEGVFVKSYSDMNNTQKNKLDKFFYEEIYPVIIPIAVDSTHPFPHLNNLSFGIIVKLNDKEDESIERYGIVRVPRVLDRFIELDSGLFIPIESVVAQHIEDLFPGYTLDKYAAFRVTRNADIEIEEEEADDFMEILEEGLKLRRKGAMVRLEVGARADKEIIDFFNRHTNVYKDDIYRFHTFLNLSSLWQIVESKDFAHLLAPSFKPKMLPPFQNGENIFSVLEKQDVLMYHPYASFEPVIKLIQDASKDKDVVSIKMTLYRSGQNSPIVKALMEASESGKQVTVMVELKARFDEENNLIWARALETAGAHVIYGIKGFKVHAKAALVTRRKDGKLKQYAHVGTGNYNPSTAKIYTDMSYMTSNVDVTNDLTKFFHFLTGFSKKGKLDELYMSPAQIKPKILSLIQNEARKGKDGQIIAKVNSLVDDDVIRALYKASQAGVKIDLIVRGICCLKPGIEGVSENIRVISILGKYLEHPRVFYFKNDQTKIYISSADWMPRNLMRRIELLTAIKDEDSKTKILQILKLQIADNTLAHELQSDGSYKKVKCAEGDKIINNHKMLEEHVSKVMKALQKESVSSAEQLANRLFLES; encoded by the coding sequence CTTGGTTACAGTTTAACACTAGAGTGTTAAAACAAGCACAGGATGAATCACTGCCTTTACTAGAAAGATTAAAGTTCTTAGCTATATACGGAACAAATCTTGATGAATTTTATATGATCCGTGTAGCAGGTCTTAAAAAACTGTTCCAAGCAGGCATAATAGTATCCGGTGCAGACAGATTGACACCCCTAGAACAACTGCGTGAAATTAGAAAGTACCTACATCAAGAACAACAAGTAATTGAGCACTGCCTAAATAATATATTGAAAGATTTGGAAGCTGAGGGTGTATTTGTAAAAAGTTATTCAGATATGAATAATACACAAAAAAATAAGCTTGATAAGTTTTTCTATGAAGAGATATACCCTGTAATAATCCCTATTGCCGTTGATTCTACACACCCTTTTCCACACTTAAACAATCTAAGTTTTGGAATTATCGTTAAGCTTAACGACAAAGAAGATGAGAGTATTGAACGTTACGGAATCGTAAGGGTTCCTCGTGTTCTGGATAGGTTCATTGAGCTTGATAGTGGTTTGTTCATCCCTATCGAGAGTGTTGTTGCACAACATATTGAAGATTTATTCCCTGGATATACTTTAGATAAATATGCTGCATTTAGAGTTACAAGAAATGCAGATATCGAGATAGAAGAGGAAGAAGCAGATGACTTTATGGAGATTCTTGAAGAGGGATTAAAACTTCGTCGTAAAGGTGCAATGGTAAGACTTGAAGTCGGTGCTAGAGCAGATAAAGAGATTATAGATTTTTTTAACCGTCATACAAATGTTTATAAAGACGATATTTACAGATTTCACACTTTCTTAAATCTTTCGTCTTTATGGCAGATTGTAGAAAGCAAAGATTTTGCACATCTTTTAGCACCGTCGTTTAAACCGAAGATGCTTCCGCCTTTTCAAAACGGGGAAAATATTTTCTCTGTTTTAGAAAAACAAGATGTACTTATGTACCATCCATATGCAAGCTTTGAGCCTGTCATAAAACTTATCCAAGATGCTTCAAAGGACAAAGACGTAGTATCTATAAAGATGACACTTTATCGCTCAGGTCAAAACTCACCTATCGTAAAAGCTTTAATGGAAGCTAGTGAAAGCGGAAAACAAGTTACCGTTATGGTTGAGTTAAAAGCTAGATTTGATGAGGAAAACAACCTTATTTGGGCAAGAGCTTTAGAGACTGCAGGTGCACATGTTATCTACGGTATAAAAGGTTTTAAAGTTCATGCAAAAGCAGCACTTGTTACACGCAGAAAAGACGGAAAACTAAAACAATATGCCCACGTAGGCACAGGTAACTACAATCCTTCAACTGCAAAAATATATACAGATATGAGTTATATGACAAGTAATGTTGACGTTACAAACGACTTGACAAAGTTTTTTCACTTCCTAACAGGGTTTAGCAAAAAAGGTAAGTTAGATGAACTTTATATGTCTCCGGCTCAAATCAAACCGAAAATATTATCGCTTATCCAAAATGAGGCCAGAAAAGGAAAAGATGGTCAGATTATTGCAAAAGTCAATTCTTTGGTTGATGATGACGTTATCCGTGCTTTATACAAAGCCAGCCAAGCAGGTGTGAAGATAGATCTTATCGTACGTGGAATATGTTGTTTAAAACCCGGAATCGAAGGGGTAAGTGAAAACATTAGGGTTATCTCAATACTTGGTAAATACCTTGAACACCCTCGTGTTTTTTACTTTAAAAACGACCAAACGAAAATCTATATCTCATCAGCTGACTGGATGCCAAGAAACTTGATGAGAAGAATAGAACTATTAACGGCTATAAAAGATGAAGATTCTAAAACAAAAATTCTTCAAATTTTAAAATTGCAAATTGCAGACAATACTTTAGCACATGAGCTTCAAAGTGATGGTTCATACAAAAAAGTAAAATGTGCCGAAGGTGACAAGATTATCAATAACCATAAGATGCTAGAAGAACACGTAAGCAAAGTTATGAAAGCACTTCAAAAAGAGTCCGTAAGTAGTGCAGAACAACTTGCAAACAGATTATTTTTAGAGAGTTAA
- a CDS encoding gamma carbonic anhydrase family protein — translation MIHKFKNYTPKLGKNTWVAPSADVIGDVECGEDCSIWFGTVVRGDVHYIKIGDRVSVQDLSMIHVTHHKGEERSNNGDGNPTIIGNDVTIGHRVMLHGCTIENACLIGMSATILDGAVIGKESIVGANSLVTKNKKFPARSLIMGAPAKFVRELTDEEVKELYASANRYVEFKNEYQ, via the coding sequence ATGATACATAAATTCAAAAACTACACACCAAAACTTGGAAAAAACACATGGGTAGCACCTTCGGCTGACGTTATAGGCGATGTTGAGTGTGGAGAGGATTGCTCTATATGGTTTGGGACTGTCGTTCGCGGTGATGTTCACTACATAAAAATAGGTGACCGTGTAAGCGTTCAAGATTTGAGCATGATTCACGTTACGCATCATAAAGGAGAGGAACGTTCAAACAACGGTGACGGAAACCCTACTATAATAGGTAATGACGTTACCATAGGGCATCGCGTTATGCTTCACGGATGCACCATAGAAAATGCCTGTCTAATAGGTATGAGTGCTACTATACTTGACGGTGCAGTTATAGGTAAAGAGAGCATCGTAGGTGCAAATTCACTTGTAACTAAAAACAAAAAGTTTCCAGCGCGTTCACTTATAATGGGAGCTCCCGCAAAATTTGTCAGAGAGTTAACAGATGAGGAAGTAAAAGAACTATACGCATCTGCTAACAGGTATGTAGAGTTTAAGAATGAATATCAATAA
- a CDS encoding iron oxidase oxidoreductase, which translates to MTRRSFFQYMSLLGITTFSATNLEAKGTKEQYRYIETPKDGKKCSMCMHFIPKKNECRMVKGYISPEGYCEAFYIDPRKK; encoded by the coding sequence ATGACACGTAGAAGTTTTTTTCAGTATATGTCTTTATTGGGTATTACTACATTTAGTGCAACTAATTTGGAAGCAAAAGGAACAAAGGAGCAGTATAGATATATAGAAACACCAAAAGACGGTAAAAAGTGTTCTATGTGTATGCATTTTATTCCTAAAAAAAATGAATGTAGAATGGTTAAAGGTTATATTTCTCCGGAAGGCTATTGTGAAGCATTCTATATTGACCCTAGAAAAAAATAG